The Sneathiella sp. P13V-1 genome includes a window with the following:
- a CDS encoding nucleotide sugar dehydrogenase, with the protein MTATAPTALGQDQEISRDALISVVGLGYVGLPLAVALSRQFNVIGFDISEDRVSELLSGHDRTMEIDPPVLRASTMDYTTDIAKTADADIHIVTVPTPVDEGNKPDLKPLEAACKAIAPILKKGAIVVVESTVYPGVTEDFCGPLLEEGSGLKCGEEFYLGYSPERINPGDKVHTVDKIIKVVAGQTDDVADILEVMYGAATTGGTFRARNIKTAEAAKVIENAQRDINIAFINEATMIFQKLGLSAYDVLETAGTKWNFLNFTPGLVGGHCIGIDPFYLAHRASEVGHDPDLILTGRRINESMAGFIAESVGSRIPEGSRVLVLGLTFKENVPDLRNTKVTEIVSGLTELGHSVDVHDPLADKAEAQQFFDIDLEENLKNLNGYDAVVGAVAHDVYRELSDAALEGIIKEGGLIADIKGIWRDRELSAATKRWQL; encoded by the coding sequence ATGACAGCAACAGCACCTACCGCACTTGGACAGGATCAGGAAATCAGCCGGGACGCCCTTATTTCGGTTGTGGGTTTAGGATATGTCGGCTTGCCTTTGGCTGTTGCGTTGTCACGTCAGTTCAATGTCATCGGGTTCGATATTAGCGAAGATCGCGTATCTGAGCTTCTTTCCGGTCATGATCGGACAATGGAAATCGACCCGCCGGTGCTGCGCGCAAGCACCATGGATTACACAACGGATATCGCAAAAACGGCGGATGCGGATATCCATATCGTTACTGTGCCGACTCCTGTGGATGAAGGCAACAAACCGGACCTTAAACCCCTTGAAGCCGCCTGTAAGGCCATTGCCCCAATCTTGAAGAAGGGGGCAATCGTTGTTGTTGAAAGCACCGTGTATCCGGGGGTGACCGAAGATTTCTGCGGCCCGTTGCTGGAAGAAGGTTCTGGCCTTAAATGCGGGGAAGAGTTCTATTTGGGATATTCGCCCGAGCGGATTAACCCGGGTGATAAAGTTCATACCGTGGATAAAATCATCAAGGTTGTCGCGGGTCAGACTGACGATGTCGCTGATATTCTGGAAGTGATGTATGGCGCGGCCACAACGGGGGGAACGTTTCGGGCGCGGAACATTAAGACCGCCGAAGCCGCCAAGGTTATTGAGAACGCACAGCGGGATATCAACATCGCCTTCATTAACGAAGCGACCATGATTTTCCAGAAACTTGGATTATCTGCCTATGACGTTCTGGAAACCGCTGGCACAAAGTGGAATTTCCTGAATTTCACACCGGGCCTTGTCGGGGGGCACTGCATTGGTATTGATCCCTTTTATCTGGCCCACCGCGCCAGTGAAGTGGGGCATGATCCAGATCTGATCTTAACAGGGCGCCGGATCAACGAATCTATGGCGGGCTTTATCGCTGAAAGTGTGGGCAGCCGCATTCCAGAAGGGTCTCGTGTCCTTGTTTTAGGGCTCACCTTCAAAGAGAATGTTCCAGACCTTCGTAATACCAAGGTGACGGAGATTGTCTCTGGTCTGACGGAGCTGGGGCATAGCGTGGATGTGCATGATCCATTGGCTGATAAAGCAGAGGCGCAACAGTTCTTTGATATTGATCTCGAAGAGAATCTCAAAAATCTGAACGGTTATGATGCCGTCGTGGGTGCTGTGGCCCATGATGTATACCGTGAACTCTCAGATGCCGCTCTTGAAGGGATCATTAAAGAAGGTGGCCTCATCGCCGATATCAAAGGGATCTGGAGAGACCGTGAGCTTTCTGCAGCCACCAAACGCTGGCAGCTTTAA
- a CDS encoding heparinase II/III domain-containing protein yields MATKQSQFDILPARRSAADLFFSSSLYRGTLKGRIPKRLLFCPVDVIAGDAEKADHLFHGNYLLEGLDARLGGEEPWLAKKMPLYWHLELHKFGWMKDFAANGSDSAKRHARALVTNWIQRFDDYHPHIWDGDILSRRLLNWMQQSDFLLTSNDGDFNYKFIRSIRRQLQHLKRYVKYFAKKEDKFLFYLALYVGSACFKDSQGDAAKFKNNLLEELDKTILADGCHISRNPSQHMATLLDLVNLRESFRKQDKTIPEALIRAIDRLAPAVRFFQHGDGKLALFNGGMAEEDGMPDQILALSEAMGRPPLHLPKGGFERLRTGRATIIMETGQGGRPQGAKYHGAGAFEFSHGRDRIVVNCGSHPDTKSPWAKALGATAAHSTLSYEELNADFPAPKIAENTEDPDITVLEDGGNIWLDFVNHGYEKSANLGHTRRLYLDSHGTSLRGEDMVSVLGNSNKSHQFTLRFHLHPDLSLSRAMSGRQLLMMTPEGTGWQFISSLSELTLEESIYCSQPGESRKSQQIVLRGQIHGTDELSVKWAFHQMGTKETD; encoded by the coding sequence GTGGCAACAAAGCAGTCACAGTTTGATATTCTGCCGGCGAGACGCTCGGCAGCGGACCTGTTTTTTTCATCTTCCCTTTACCGGGGAACGCTGAAAGGCCGGATCCCCAAACGACTGCTTTTTTGCCCTGTTGATGTGATCGCAGGCGATGCCGAAAAGGCTGATCACCTTTTTCACGGAAATTATCTGCTGGAAGGACTAGATGCGCGCCTTGGCGGGGAAGAGCCATGGCTTGCCAAAAAGATGCCGCTTTACTGGCATCTGGAACTTCACAAATTTGGCTGGATGAAAGACTTCGCCGCCAATGGCAGTGACAGCGCCAAACGCCATGCCCGCGCCCTCGTCACCAACTGGATCCAGCGCTTTGATGACTATCACCCTCATATCTGGGACGGGGATATTCTCTCGCGAAGGCTCCTCAACTGGATGCAGCAAAGTGATTTTCTGCTCACCAGTAATGATGGCGACTTCAATTACAAATTTATCCGCTCCATCCGCCGCCAGCTTCAGCATCTAAAGCGTTATGTGAAGTATTTCGCCAAAAAAGAAGACAAGTTTCTGTTCTATCTGGCGCTCTATGTGGGCTCTGCCTGTTTTAAGGACAGTCAAGGCGACGCGGCCAAATTCAAAAACAATTTGTTGGAAGAGTTGGACAAAACCATTCTCGCCGATGGATGCCACATCTCACGCAACCCAAGCCAGCATATGGCCACATTGTTGGATCTCGTGAATTTACGCGAATCATTTCGAAAACAAGACAAAACCATCCCTGAGGCCCTGATCCGCGCCATAGACAGGCTTGCCCCAGCGGTGCGTTTCTTTCAGCACGGCGATGGTAAACTGGCACTGTTTAACGGCGGTATGGCGGAAGAAGACGGAATGCCTGATCAGATACTGGCTTTAAGCGAAGCCATGGGCCGTCCACCCCTCCATCTTCCCAAAGGCGGGTTTGAGCGTCTTCGGACGGGGCGCGCCACTATTATCATGGAAACGGGGCAAGGTGGTCGGCCTCAAGGGGCTAAATATCACGGCGCTGGTGCTTTTGAATTTAGCCATGGTCGTGACCGTATCGTTGTCAATTGCGGATCCCACCCGGATACGAAATCCCCCTGGGCAAAAGCATTAGGGGCGACAGCGGCCCATTCAACCTTGTCCTATGAAGAACTTAATGCTGATTTTCCCGCACCCAAAATTGCGGAAAATACCGAGGATCCGGACATCACTGTTCTTGAGGATGGGGGAAATATCTGGCTCGATTTTGTCAATCACGGTTACGAGAAATCAGCAAATCTGGGCCATACACGCCGTCTTTATCTGGATAGCCATGGCACAAGTCTCCGCGGCGAGGATATGGTTAGCGTGCTGGGAAATAGCAACAAAAGCCACCAATTCACGTTGCGTTTCCATCTACATCCTGATCTCAGTCTTTCCCGCGCCATGAGTGGCAGGCAATTGCTCATGATGACCCCAGAAGGGACGGGCTGGCAATTTATCTCGAGCCTTTCAGAACTGACACTGGAGGAAAGTATCTATTGCAGCCAACCGGGGGAGAGCCGCAAAAGCCAGCAAATTGTCCTTCGTGGCCAAATCCATGGCACGGATGAGTTAAGCGTCAAATGGGCGTTCCACCAAATGGGCACAAAAGAAACGGATTAA
- the rpe gene encoding ribulose-phosphate 3-epimerase has translation MKKPVQISPSILAADFSKLGEEVAAIDKAGADFIHVDIMDGHFVPNISFGPSVTKSIRKVTEKPFDVHLMISPVDPYIAEFVDAGADIITVHQEAGPHLHRTLQLIKSHGIKAGVSLNPATPASTLEHVMDVVDLILVMSVNPGFGGQKFIPSQLDKIRTLREMIDATGRDIYLEVDGGITAETAPLVIEAGADLLVAGSAAFKGEQDQYAANIDAILGR, from the coding sequence ATGAAAAAACCTGTCCAGATATCACCTTCTATCCTTGCCGCCGATTTTTCCAAACTGGGTGAGGAAGTAGCCGCCATTGATAAAGCCGGCGCTGATTTCATTCACGTGGACATTATGGATGGTCATTTTGTTCCAAACATCAGTTTTGGGCCTTCGGTAACCAAATCAATCCGTAAAGTTACGGAAAAGCCTTTTGATGTTCATCTGATGATCTCTCCGGTGGATCCCTACATCGCTGAGTTTGTGGATGCGGGGGCTGATATTATCACCGTGCATCAGGAAGCAGGGCCTCATCTGCATCGGACCCTGCAGCTGATTAAGTCTCATGGTATCAAGGCTGGCGTGTCCCTTAACCCGGCGACACCTGCCAGCACATTGGAACATGTGATGGACGTAGTGGATCTTATTCTGGTGATGAGTGTGAACCCGGGCTTCGGGGGACAGAAATTTATCCCATCACAACTTGACAAGATCCGTACCCTTCGTGAAATGATTGATGCGACAGGGCGGGATATCTATCTGGAAGTGGACGGCGGCATTACCGCAGAAACGGCACCTCTCGTTATCGAAGCGGGTGCGGACCTTTTGGTCGCAGGATCTGCCGCCTTTAAAGGGGAACAAGATCAATACGCGGCAAATATTGACGCAATATTGGGCCGTTAG